The sequence below is a genomic window from Corynebacterium afermentans subsp. afermentans.
GCTGCACGAGTTCTCCACGCTCTACCGGTCATGGATGGACGAGAAAACCCTGGTCAAAGATCCCAAAACCGGTGCATGGACCCGCGTGTGGACGCATCACAACGTGCGCAAGGCATACAACAGCCTCAACCATCTTTGGCGGTCCGAGATGCTGTTTGTCTACCTCAACCCGCCAAAAGCAGTACTTCAACCAGAGTGGATCAAATCCACCACCAACAGCCTGGAAGGCGGCATCAACGCCCAGCTCAAACTGCTCGCCAGAACACACCGCGGCAGATCAGGTGAACGACAACGCCGCATGCTGGATTGGTGGCTCTATTTGAAAACGGAACTGCCTGACGATCCAGTACGAATCGCCAGTCAGTCCGACTGGGGCCAGGGCCAACTCGCCAAAGTATCCACCCTGACCCGAAACGAGAACGAAGCCGACCACGAAACCGGACGACCAGCCCTCTACGACAACGCTATCGACACCAACTACACACACTCAATCGGCATCCAAAAAGGCCAAATCTAACCCCCACGACACGCTGAATCAGACACACTTTTTGTCGTTTAACCCGGCGTTTAGCGGGCAAACGCAAAACGCCCCAGGCTGCTTCCAACCTGGGGCGTGTTTTGTGGTCCTAGCTGGGATCGAACCAGCGACCTTTCCGGTGTGAACGGAACGCTCTTCCACTGAGCCATAGGACCGAACGAGAAGAGAGATTACACACCAAAGCCGAAAGTTCCGAATCGGCTGGTCATCACGGATAACGGTGGGTGCCGAAACGTGGGCCGTCGAGAAGCGAATGCACCACGGGATCAAATTGCACCCGCGTAATTCACACATGACCCCCTGAAAGTGTCCGTGACATGGCGATTTGTAACGGCGGGCAGTATGCGGATAAGGTTTGTTCTCGCATTCAACGCGGACAGCGTGGAACGCATGCGGATGTAGCGCAGTTGGTAGCGCATCACCTTGCCAAGGTGAGGGTCGCGAGTTCGAGTCTCGTCATCCGCTCCAGTTCCCCAGAGGAACTTGGGCGCGATTAGCTCAGCGGTAGAGCACTACCTCGACACGGTAGGGGTCACTGGTTCGATCCCAGTATCGCGCACAGAGGGTTTATCCCCTCGGTAACTGAATAGCAATGCGGATGTAGCGCAGTTGGTAGCGCATCACCTTGCCAAGGTGAGGGTCGCGAGTTCGAGTCTCGTCATCCGCTCCAAGTACTTCGGGGTTGAAGCCGAATACTTTGGAGGTAACTCCACGGTGGATTGGTCGAGTGGTTAGGCAACGGTCTGCAAAACCGTGTACACGGGTTCGATTCCCGTATCCACCTCCAAGCTGCAATAGCCTTGCGCGATTAGCTCAGCGGTAGAGCACTACCTCGACACGGTAGGGGTCACTGGTTCGATCCCAGTATCGCGCACAGAGGGTTTATCCCCTCGGTAACTGAATAGCAATGCGGATGTAGCGCAGTTGGTAGCGCATCACCTTGCCAAGGTGAGGGTCGCGAGTTCGAGTCTCGTCATCCGCTCCACTTGAAAAAAAGGGGGCCACCTTCCTGGTGGGCCCCTTTTTGCTATTTGCGCTCCTCCCCGGCCAGGCGTTGGAGGTACAGCCGGGCAACGGTGAGCTCCAGCTGCTCTTGCAGCGGCGAGGAGTACGTGCGCTCTCCAAAGTCACGCTCAAGCTGGCGGCGGGCCGCGTCCACAATGGCGCCGACGAGCCCGGATGAGACCTGCATCGGGTTCTTCGGTGCGAACGCCACCTCAGCTGGGACGCCCCGGTCCACCGCGAGCTTGCGGAAGATGTACTTGTCGTGGCTGCTGTCGTCGGGCTGCACCAGCGACGGGTGGATGCGCTGGGCCAGCTCAACCGCAGCGTGGGTCTGCCAGATCTGCACGTGGCGCTCAGGATCGTCCAGGAGCCGCTCGTAGAAGTCTGGCACAAAGCGCTCGCGCTTGAAGTTTTTAGACACGTTTGCTCGCAGCGTCGCGTCCCACGCGTCAACGAGGCTCTCCCCCGCCGCGGGAAACACCGTGTGGCCACCCATGAACAGCGCGTCGGCCCCGGCTCCGGAGAGAAGTACGCCTTCGGCGCCGTGCTCGTGCGAAGCACCGTTGATAGCTTCCAGCACACAGCCCGCCGAGATCTCCCACGGTTCCGGGAACTCGAGGGCCCGCACGACCCGCGCGAGAAGCCACTCGAAGTCTTCGTCGGTGGGGCGAACAATCACGTGCTCGAGGCCGCATTGCTTTGCGACGGCTGCCGCCCTGCCCACCTCCGGGTCCTCCACATGCTGACTGTAGGTCACGGCCAACGCGCCCGGCGCGACCTCAGCAACGTAGGTGGCCAGCAAGATGGAATCGATGCCGCCGGAGAGTTGGAGCACGGTTCGCCCGGCGCTGCGGGCGACGGCGGCGGTGACGCGTACGCGAAGGTAGTGGTCGATCGCGGCGGCCGCTTCGCCGGCGTCGGCAATGTCGTAGGGACCTTTCGTCAGTTCCCGTTCGTCTGCAACGTATTCGAGCGCTGCCCCAGTGATGTCGTGCATAGCTACGGTGTCCTTTCGCGGTAGCCGTCGTGAAGCTGCGCACCGGTGCGTCGTTGCTCGCCGGAGGCGCTGTCCAAAAATGGTGCCAGCTGATAGTTGGTGTTTCTCATCCGCTCGATGTCGCGCTCAAGCTCGCTGATCCGCTCTTGGAGCACGGCTGTCTTTCGTGGGCGTCGCAGCGAGAACTTCTGGGGTTTCGTGCGGACCTCCTTGGGTCCCTCCCGGCCTTCGCGCATCCGGAATACGGTGTTGCGCACCAAGAGGAAGAAGCCGACCATGATGAGCGCCATCAAGCCGATGAGCCCGACGCGCTCGAGGGTGGAGATGCCATCGATGCCCAGCACGCTGATGTTGGTGATCAACAACCCCATCAGGGCAGCAAACAGCGACAGCACCTCCACGGATTTCCACACGAGCTGATTCGACTCTGACTCGAGCTGGCGGGACAACGCCTGCACCTTCTCGTCCACGGAAGCTACCTGCCTCTCGACGGCACTGCGGATGGCTGTTTGCACCTGCCACTCGGTGGAGACCAGCAGCCGGTAGTTCTTGTACTCCTCGTGGCGGGCAAGCTGCTGCGGGTCCAGCACACGGATTGCCATGTCCAGAGATTCCACGGCGCGCCGGTAGCAGAAGTTCTGGTCTTCCAACAGCGTCGGGTCAGCGCTGAGTGTCTGCTCCACTTCGAACGCGTGGGTGGCGGACGGCCCAGTTTCGAAATCCCACTGCGTTGCCGCGGCGATTCTGCGGTATGCCTCCCCCATCCGGTAGTACGCGTTGCCGTCCTTGGGGTCCGACTTGACCAGAGACTCCGCCAGAATCAGCATCTCTACCCCGTAGAAGCGGAACGGAAACAGCCACAAGCCGTGCAGCAAGAGGTGGCGCAGCTTCACGGGTACACGGTCCAGGTGCCGCGAGAGGTTCGTCGGACTTTCTGGGTCTAGGCCGATGGAGGAAAACAGCTCTGACGGCACGATCCGCTTGCCGGCACTAAGTTGCGCGAACGTGAGGTAGATGCCGTTGAGGTCGTAGGGGCCGACTTGCAGTGGGGCGTCGTCGGCGCGGCTGAGCACTGCAAAAATGCCGTCGTAGTTGAAGTCGAACCGGTACAGCTGCAGCTCAATCAACGCGGTTGCGAGATACAGCAGGCGCGGTTGCTCCACGCTGCCGTGGCGGCGTACGCGCTTCGGCTCATGCGCGCCGAGCCCTCGCTCCCGGGCCTGCCAACAGACGTCGGTGACCATGTTCAGGAAGGGCTCGAACCAGACCATCTCAGTTGCCGTTTCCGCGGTCGGCGCAAACGCCGCCCGCGCGGCTTCAGCGAGGTTGTCTTTCCACTCGTGCTTGTCCGAGCGGTCGAACAGGAGGGTGTAAAACTCGGTAGTTTCCGAGTCCGCAATCCAGCCCTTCCTGGCAGCGGCGGCTGCCGCATCGAGGTCAAAACGGTTTCCGGTAGGTTGCACAACATCCCCTTCAACAGACTGGAAACAAGTGTAATGAACGAGCGGCCTCACACCCTTAATCCGGACCTTCTCATCGGACCGGTGAAGCCTCCCGGACAGCGGGAGACTCGCCTCATGGGCATTGCGGCGCTGACAGGAGCTGCCGCGAGTGACGGCACCTCTTCCGGTTTAGGCAACGACACCGATTTCGCGCTGCTCAACGCTCTGCGCATCTGGTCGGATGCGGTGCTCGTCGGCGCCGAGACCGCACGCAAGGAGAACTACTTCGGGGTGCGCACTACCCAACAGCAGCGCGAGACGCGGCACGCACGCGGGCAAGCTGAAGTGCCGCCGATTGTCGTCATGACAAAGAGCCTGAATTTCGACACTGCAACGCAGCTGTTCACGGACACGCGCACGCCGCCGTTGTTCGCGGTACCCGAGGACGTCTTGAGAGACAAGGACGTCTTTGCACGCGCGCGGAAGATCGAGCAGGCGGGCGGCGTGATCGTGCCGGTGGAAGGCCAAGACGTGTCGGCGGTCGTGGCTGCGCTCCACGCGCGTGGGTTGGCCCGCATCGTGTGCGAAGGCGGGCCCAGCTTGAATGCCCAGCTCATTGGCGCCGGCGAAGTGGATGTGTTCCACTACACCGTCAGCCCGCGTGCGGTGCAGCCGTCCGAACTACGCCTGTTCGCTGAAGCGGACACCCCCTCAGACCGCGCCTTCGTGCTTGAGGCCGCGCACGTCACGTGCGACTCAATGCTCTTCCTGCGCTACCGGAGCGTGCGCGAAGGCTAGCCACACCCCGGCAGGTACGGTTAGGCGCGTGATTGCTACACCACCGCCACGAAGTGAGCCAGCAACGGGTTCGACCGCAGTGCAGGCCCAGCCTGCCGACGAGCGCGCGGGCCTCGCACCGGCAATTGCCGCTGCCGCTTGGCCTGTCGCGGTGCTTCTGGTCGTGCACCGGCTGTTCATCCTCGCGCGCGCAGGTTCAGTGACGGACGATTTCACCACGGTGTGGTCCGCGGCGCGCCGTTTCGTCGAACGCGTCCCCGTGTACAACGAGGTGTACAGCCATGTTAACCCGCACTACCTGTACAACCCGGGCGCGACCCTGCTGCTGTCGCCGATGGGACTCATTGCCGACATCGACGTGGCGCGCCCGGTGTTCATCGCCGTCAACGCCGCGTGCATCATCGCCGCGTTGGCCTGGCTGACTAAGCTTGCGGGCCGCAAGCTTTCCGGGCCGACGTTTCCTGTGGCCGTAGCGCTGGCTTTTAGCACCGAGGCAGTGACCAACACGCTGGTGTTTTCCAACATCAACGGCATACTCCTGCTGGCGCTAGTGGCATTTATTGCGCTGCTGCTTTCCCGCCGCGATATTGCTGCGGGCATCGTGCTGGGGTTCGCCATCTTGGTCAAGCCGATGTTCGCCCCGCTGCTGGTGCTGCCGCTGTTACAGCTGCGTTGGCGCCCTGCGCTCGGCGCTATCGGCATTCCGGTGGTGATGAACCTCATCGCGTGGCCGCTGACTCCCGGTGCCCGCGACTACCTCGACGTGGTGGTGCCGTATTTGAAGGTCACGCGCGATTACGCCAACTCTTCCCTGTCCGGGTTCGCCGTGTATTTCGGCATGCCTAGCTGGGCGCATGGCGCGCTGTTCGTGCTTCTGGCTGCCGCCGTCGCGGGGGCGGTGCTCGGTCTTGCGCGCGTGCGCCACAGCCAGGAGCTGCTGTATCTCGCCGTGGGCTCCGGAGTACTGTTCGCCGGGGTGTGCCTGTTGTCCTCCCTGGGCCAGGCGTATTACTCCATGATGCTGTTTCCCGCCTTGTTTACGGTGTTCCACCCGGATAGTCCCCTGCGCAGCTGGCCCGCCTGGCTCGGCGCCGCACTGTGCCTGTCCCCCTTGAACTGGTCCAGCTCGTTGCACCCGCTGACCGGCAGTTGGCTCAACACGTTTTTGCCAACCGCCGGGTGGGCCGTGTTTATTGTCGCGTGCGCAGCGTGGGTATTGTTTAGGCACACCTTGCTCGCTCCGACAGAAAGGATTGGGCGATGACGGATTTCAAGGACTTCACCGACGCGCAGTGGCGCGAGAAACTCAGCCCGGAGGAGTTCCACGTCCTGCGGGGAGCAGGCACGGAACCCCCAGGCGTCGGCGAGTACACCAACACCACCACCGAGGGTGTGTACCGCTGCCGCGCGTGCGGCGCCGAGCTGTTCCGCTCCACCGAGAAGTTCGACGCCCACTGCGGCTGGCCCTCGTTCTTCTCCCCGCTGGCGGGTGACGCCATCATTGAGCGCGAGGACACCTCCCTCGGCATGGTGCGCACCGAGGTACTGTGCGCAAACTGCCACTCGCACCTGGGCCATGTCTTCGCCGGCGAGGGTTTCAACACCCCCACCGATCTGCGCTACTGCATTAATTCCATTTCGTTGACGCTCGACGAAGCGTAGAAAAGGCGCCGGTAAGCAATTGCTTTCCGACGCCACCTCCGGTGCCCAGCCTCCTAGGGCAGCACCGAGATGATTTCGCCGATGTCGCCGACCCGGCGGCCCGTCTGGAACGGGATCTCCTCGCGCACGTGCAGGCGCGCCTCGGTGTAGCGCATGGTCTTCATCAACGCCTCGATACGCTCCAGCGTCGGTGCCTCAAAGGCGAGCATCCACTCGTAGTCGCCGAGCGTGAATGCCTCGACGGTGTTGGCTCGCACATCCGCAAAATCGCGGGCCGCCATGCCGTGCTCCGCAAGGATGCGGCGGCGCTCCTGCGGGTCCATCACGTACCAGTCGTAGGAGCGCACGAACGGGTAGACCGTAATCCAGTCCCCCGGCTCCTCGCCCATGATGAAGCTGGGCAGGTGCGACTTGTTGAACTCGGCGGGGCGGTGCAGCCCGTTGCCGATCCAGCTCAGTTCCACCTTCTGCCCGAACTCCGTCTCGCGGCGGAAATCCGCGAGGGCCTTTTGCAGATGCTCGAACTCTTCGGCGTGCCACCAGATCATGAAGTCAGCGTCGGCGCGGATACCGGTGTTGTCGTAGATGCCGCGGACCGTGACTACGCCTTCCTGCTCGAGGTTGGAGAAGAAGGCGCGAGCTTCGTCGATAAGCTGGCTGCGCTCGGTGCCAAGCACCCCGGGGAGCGCGCGAAACACAGCGAACTGCAGAAAGCGCTGCGTGGCGTTGAGTTTGTCAAAGTCGAGCTTGGCCATAGATTTTGCCCCTTCCCTGCCGCACGGCAGATCAAACGAAAGTCGTAGGACATTCTACGCCCTAGGTTGTGGCACTCACGGCGCGCCTCCCCCAACGACGCCGGTTGCTGGATACGTTTGAGCCTGTGATGAAACCGGACACCACCTCGCCCATGTCCGCCGGAGGCGCGGGCGGCAACAGGGACGACCACGGCAACAGCGATTCCTGGCCCGCAGAATTCAGTGCGGCCGTTGAATCCATGCACGCGGCGCGCCTGCGCCCCGAAATCACCCTGGGCACCATCCGCCCGCCGCAGCGCCCCGCACCGTTTAGCCACGCCGTCGGCTTGGAGGTCGCGCACGCGGACGAAGAAAACGTCCCGGTCGACTCTGAAGGCGATGCCTTCGGCCGCCTGATCTTGTTGCACTCGCCCGCCGCAGAAGAAGCGTGGGAAGGCACCATGCGCCTGGTCGCCTACATCCAGGCCGACATGGACGACGCCGTAGCCTCGGACCCGCTGCTTCCGGACGTAGCCTGGCAGTGGCTCAACGAATCGCTGGCTGAGACCGGCGCGCGCCACACCAACCTCGGCGGCACCGTCACCTCGACTGCCTCTGTGCGCTTCGGCGAGATCGGCGGGCCGCCACGCGCCTACCAGCTGGAGATGCGCGCGTCCTGGACCGCGGAGGGCACCGACCTTCAACACCACGTCGAAGCGTTTTCCAAGGTTCTGGCGCACGTGGCCGGTTTGCCTCCGGAGGGTGTGGCACAGCTCGGCGCGCGCTAATATCGTTTTTTGATGAGTGCCCGGCTGGACTACCGCCTTGTAGATACGCCCGCCGCCTTTCGTGAGGCTGCGGGCGCACTCGCGCACGGTCGCGGACCGTTCGCCGTGGACACTGAACGCGCTTCTTCCTTCCGCTACGGCAACCGCGCATTTCTTGTGCAAGTAGCGCGACGTGGCGCAGGAACGTTTCTGATAGCGCCCGAAGGCCACCGCGACGAGGTGCGCGAGATCTTCGCACCCGTGCTGGGCGGACAGGAATGGATCATCCACGCCGCGGGAGAAGACCTGCGCAGCCTTGCACTGCTCGGATTGCATCCCGGCATCCTTTTCGACACCGAACTGGCATCACGGATCGTCGGCCACGACCGCCCCAACCTCGCCGCCATGGTCGAACGTTTCGTCGGTGTGGAGCTGGAGAAAGGCCACGGCCACGAGGATTGGTCGCGCACGCCGCTGCCAAAGTCGTGGCAAGACTACGCCGCACTCGACGTGGAATATCTCCACGAGCTGGCAGAGGCGCTCACGGAAGTCCTCGACGCTCAGGGCAAACTGCATTGGGCATTCGAGGAGTTCGCGCACCTGATCGCCGTGTATTCAAAGACTCCCTACCCGGAGAAGACTTGGCGGGATATGAAAGGGCTCGCGTCGGTACGTGACCAATCCGGGCTCCAAGTCGCCCGCGAACTCTGGCACGCGCGTGAAGAGATCAGCGAACAGCGCGACATCGCTCCGGGGCGGCTACTTCCCAACCGGGCCTTATTGGCTATCGCGCTCGCCGAGCCAGACTCCCCTCACGGACTGACTCGTGCGATTGGGAGTAAAGGCATGCCCTCGCGGGACGTGCGGCGCTGGCTCGGCGTGGTCGAACGCGCACTTTCGGCGGACCCAGCCACGTGGCCGCGACGCCGAGATCCGCGTGAAAACGGCACACCGTCGAAATCCGGCTGGGAGCGCCACTACCCCGAATCGTGGCAGATGCTGCAGCTGTGCCGCGAAGACATCGCCGCCAGCGCAGAAGACTTAGATATTCGTCCCGACATTTTGCTCACGCCCGCGATTTTGCGCGAGACGGTGTGGAACGCGCCCGACAAGGCGCCGGCGTGGGATACCCACCAGGCAGCGATCGCCCTGGAGAAAGCGGGCGCGCGACCGTGGCAGATCCAAATCACTGCGCCGATCCTGGCCGCAGCGCACGCGGAGATGCTCGATTTGGTCTAGCGCTTCGCTTCAGCTTCCGGGTCCGCCAGGCTTTCTGCCCACTGACGAACCTGATCCGCAGCAGAGACTGGATCAAGGCCGTACTCCTGCAGGATCTCGCCGCGAGATGCGTGCAGCGGGAAAATATCCGGGAAAGCGAGCTGCCGCACCGGGGTATCCACCTCCGCAGCCGCAAGCGCCTCGGCAACAGCGGATCCCACGCCACCGCGGACCACGCCGTCTTCATACACCACCACCAGGTCGGCTTCCGCGGCCAACTCCAGCACGTCAGAGGAGACGGGGATGACCCAGCGCGGGTCTACCACGGTTGCCCGGATGCCGTCGTCACGCACCGCCTTTGCTACCTCGAGGCCGTACCTCGCAAACGCGCCGACGGCGACGATCAGCACGTCGATGTCGTCCTCGGTGCCCTCGCCCTCCGGGCGTGCCAGCACGTCGGTACCGCCGGCAAGACGCTCAACGACATCAATATCAGCGCCAACCGCGCCCTTGGGGAAGCGGACAACCGTCGGCCCGTCGTCGACAGCAATAGCCTCGGCGAACTCCTCACGCAGACGCGCCGCATCCCGGGGCGCTGCAATGCGGATGCCCGGCACGATCGAGGCGATCGCCATATCCCACACGCCGTTGTGGCTGGCGCCGTCCGAACCGGTCACGCCGGCGCGGTCGAGCACCAACGTGACAGGCTGATCAATCAGTCCCACATCCATGAGCAGTTGGTCGAACGCCCGGTTCAAAAACGTCGAGTACACCGCAACGACCGGGTGCAGGCCGCCGAGCGCCATCCCGGAGGCGGAAGCGACAGCGTGCTGCTCCGCAATACCGACATCGAAGAAACGGTCCGGGAACTGCTCCGCAAAAGGTTGCAAGCCGGTCGGCCCCGCCATCGCCGCGGTGATGGCCACGATATCGTCGCGCTCGTGGCCGGCGCGCAGCAGCTCCTCGGTGAACACAGACGTCCAGCCCGGCTCAGACGCGGCGAGCGACTGCCCTGTCACCGGGTCGATCACACCCGTGGAGTGCATCTGATCCGCCACATTGTTCACGGCCGGGGCGAACCCGTGGCCCTTTTCCGTGACCACGTGCACGATCAGCGGCTCCTCAAAGCGCTTGGCGTATTTGAAAGCGTTGAGCAAGCTTTTAATGTCGTGGCCTTCAACCGGGCCGACGTACTTCATCCCCAGCTCCGGGAACATCTCGGTGGGCAGCACCTGGTACTTCACGCCTTCTTTGAGCGCGTGCAGTGCGTCGAACGTGCGCTCGCCCACCCAGCCCATGGACTTCAGCGTCTTCTTGCCGGACTCCATCACTTCGTCGTACGCCGGCTGCATTCGAAGCGCCGCAAGCTGATCGCGAAGCTTTGTCAGGTTGTTGGCGAACCCGCCGATGGTCGGCGAGTAGGACCGTCCGTTGTCGTTGACCACGATGACAACGTTGCGGTTGGCCGCCGCAATGTTGTTTAGCGCCTCCCAGCACATGCCACCGGTCAACGCACCGTCTCCTACGACGGCGACAACGTTGGCGTCATCGCTGCCCTTCAGCGCCTTTGCCTTGGCAAGACCGTCCGCATACGACAACGACGCGCTCGCGTGCGAGGACTCGGTCCAATCGTGCTCCGACTCCGCGCGCGCCGTGTATCCGGAAAGCCCGCCCTTTTTACGCAGCGTGTCAAACTGCCCGCCGCGGCCGGTGAGGATCTTATGCACGTACGACTGGTGGGAGGTGTCCCAAATAATCGGGTCGTTCGGTGAATCGAAGATGTAGTGCAGTGCGATGGTCATCTCCACCACACCCAGGTTGGGGCCGAGGTGCCCGCCGGTGGCGGAGACCTTCTGGATCAGCATCTCGCGGATCTCATCCGCCAGAGCTTCAAGCTGCGCAGGAGAAAGCTTGCGGACATCCGCTGGCGTCGCAATGTGCTCGAGCAGTGCCACAGTCCTGTCGTACTCCTTCGCCATATCGGGCGCGCCCGGGAGTGGGCGCAGCTGCCGTTTCGTTCACGCTAGTTTACACGCTGGCTTTCTCACGAGGATTCGTCCCGCGGCACCGGCTCAAGCATCGCCATCACCTCGAAGTGGTGGGTGTTCGGGAACGCGTCGATAAGCTTCATTTGCTTCACCGCGTAGCCGTGTTCGCCAAAGCCCGCTAAATCGCGAGCGAACGTCGCCGGGTCGCATCCGACGTGGATGATGCGCTCTGGTGCCGCTTGAACAATCGCGCGGACCACGTCCGCGCCCGCACCTGCCCGCGGCGGGTCCAGCACAACTAAGCCGGGACGCTCCAGCTCTCCCACGACT
It includes:
- the hemQ gene encoding hydrogen peroxide-dependent heme synthase, which encodes MAKLDFDKLNATQRFLQFAVFRALPGVLGTERSQLIDEARAFFSNLEQEGVVTVRGIYDNTGIRADADFMIWWHAEEFEHLQKALADFRRETEFGQKVELSWIGNGLHRPAEFNKSHLPSFIMGEEPGDWITVYPFVRSYDWYVMDPQERRRILAEHGMAARDFADVRANTVEAFTLGDYEWMLAFEAPTLERIEALMKTMRYTEARLHVREEIPFQTGRRVGDIGEIISVLP
- a CDS encoding pyrimidine reductase family protein gives rise to the protein MKPPGQRETRLMGIAALTGAAASDGTSSGLGNDTDFALLNALRIWSDAVLVGAETARKENYFGVRTTQQQRETRHARGQAEVPPIVVMTKSLNFDTATQLFTDTRTPPLFAVPEDVLRDKDVFARARKIEQAGGVIVPVEGQDVSAVVAALHARGLARIVCEGGPSLNAQLIGAGEVDVFHYTVSPRAVQPSELRLFAEADTPSDRAFVLEAAHVTCDSMLFLRYRSVREG
- a CDS encoding glycosyltransferase family 87 protein; this translates as MIATPPPRSEPATGSTAVQAQPADERAGLAPAIAAAAWPVAVLLVVHRLFILARAGSVTDDFTTVWSAARRFVERVPVYNEVYSHVNPHYLYNPGATLLLSPMGLIADIDVARPVFIAVNAACIIAALAWLTKLAGRKLSGPTFPVAVALAFSTEAVTNTLVFSNINGILLLALVAFIALLLSRRDIAAGIVLGFAILVKPMFAPLLVLPLLQLRWRPALGAIGIPVVMNLIAWPLTPGARDYLDVVVPYLKVTRDYANSSLSGFAVYFGMPSWAHGALFVLLAAAVAGAVLGLARVRHSQELLYLAVGSGVLFAGVCLLSSLGQAYYSMMLFPALFTVFHPDSPLRSWPAWLGAALCLSPLNWSSSLHPLTGSWLNTFLPTAGWAVFIVACAAWVLFRHTLLAPTERIGR
- a CDS encoding asparagine synthase C-terminal domain-containing protein, producing MHDITGAALEYVADERELTKGPYDIADAGEAAAAIDHYLRVRVTAAVARSAGRTVLQLSGGIDSILLATYVAEVAPGALAVTYSQHVEDPEVGRAAAVAKQCGLEHVIVRPTDEDFEWLLARVVRALEFPEPWEISAGCVLEAINGASHEHGAEGVLLSGAGADALFMGGHTVFPAAGESLVDAWDATLRANVSKNFKRERFVPDFYERLLDDPERHVQIWQTHAAVELAQRIHPSLVQPDDSSHDKYIFRKLAVDRGVPAEVAFAPKNPMQVSSGLVGAIVDAARRQLERDFGERTYSSPLQEQLELTVARLYLQRLAGEERK
- the msrB gene encoding peptide-methionine (R)-S-oxide reductase MsrB; this translates as MTDFKDFTDAQWREKLSPEEFHVLRGAGTEPPGVGEYTNTTTEGVYRCRACGAELFRSTEKFDAHCGWPSFFSPLAGDAIIEREDTSLGMVRTEVLCANCHSHLGHVFAGEGFNTPTDLRYCINSISLTLDEA
- a CDS encoding HRDC domain-containing protein, which encodes MSARLDYRLVDTPAAFREAAGALAHGRGPFAVDTERASSFRYGNRAFLVQVARRGAGTFLIAPEGHRDEVREIFAPVLGGQEWIIHAAGEDLRSLALLGLHPGILFDTELASRIVGHDRPNLAAMVERFVGVELEKGHGHEDWSRTPLPKSWQDYAALDVEYLHELAEALTEVLDAQGKLHWAFEEFAHLIAVYSKTPYPEKTWRDMKGLASVRDQSGLQVARELWHAREEISEQRDIAPGRLLPNRALLAIALAEPDSPHGLTRAIGSKGMPSRDVRRWLGVVERALSADPATWPRRRDPRENGTPSKSGWERHYPESWQMLQLCREDIAASAEDLDIRPDILLTPAILRETVWNAPDKAPAWDTHQAAIALEKAGARPWQIQITAPILAAAHAEMLDLV
- a CDS encoding DUF3000 domain-containing protein, which translates into the protein MSAGGAGGNRDDHGNSDSWPAEFSAAVESMHAARLRPEITLGTIRPPQRPAPFSHAVGLEVAHADEENVPVDSEGDAFGRLILLHSPAAEEAWEGTMRLVAYIQADMDDAVASDPLLPDVAWQWLNESLAETGARHTNLGGTVTSTASVRFGEIGGPPRAYQLEMRASWTAEGTDLQHHVEAFSKVLAHVAGLPPEGVAQLGAR
- the dxs gene encoding 1-deoxy-D-xylulose-5-phosphate synthase, yielding MALLEHIATPADVRKLSPAQLEALADEIREMLIQKVSATGGHLGPNLGVVEMTIALHYIFDSPNDPIIWDTSHQSYVHKILTGRGGQFDTLRKKGGLSGYTARAESEHDWTESSHASASLSYADGLAKAKALKGSDDANVVAVVGDGALTGGMCWEALNNIAAANRNVVIVVNDNGRSYSPTIGGFANNLTKLRDQLAALRMQPAYDEVMESGKKTLKSMGWVGERTFDALHALKEGVKYQVLPTEMFPELGMKYVGPVEGHDIKSLLNAFKYAKRFEEPLIVHVVTEKGHGFAPAVNNVADQMHSTGVIDPVTGQSLAASEPGWTSVFTEELLRAGHERDDIVAITAAMAGPTGLQPFAEQFPDRFFDVGIAEQHAVASASGMALGGLHPVVAVYSTFLNRAFDQLLMDVGLIDQPVTLVLDRAGVTGSDGASHNGVWDMAIASIVPGIRIAAPRDAARLREEFAEAIAVDDGPTVVRFPKGAVGADIDVVERLAGGTDVLARPEGEGTEDDIDVLIVAVGAFARYGLEVAKAVRDDGIRATVVDPRWVIPVSSDVLELAAEADLVVVYEDGVVRGGVGSAVAEALAAAEVDTPVRQLAFPDIFPLHASRGEILQEYGLDPVSAADQVRQWAESLADPEAEAKR